AGGATGCGGATTGGATCCTGAAGACCGAAGTAGTTCCAGAGGAAAATTGTGGGCCTGGTCTGAATCCCTTAGCTGTTTCTTCCTGTGCTCTAAGGTCTTTGACCATACCTAGCTCATTTGAGCTTTGACTTCCTTATCTCCAAATGAGCTTCACTGTTCTagaatgtgttttctttggaATCTTGTCCCCAAGTGTTCCTGCTGTGTGAGGCTCACATTGAAAATTTAGTGAAAGGTGAAGCTCAGGGTTGTGTGCCCAGGGGTAAGGCTGGGCCCCACATCACAGTCACCTCTTAGCCTAAACCTTGGTCTCACCAACCCACCCCTCTGCTTCTCAGTGCTCATCTGGGATGACGCCCAAGAAGGCAAGGACTCCAAGGACAAACTCGTGCTGGAGTTCACCTTTACTAAGCCAGTGCTGGCTGTGCGCATGCGCTATGACAAGTGAGCTCGGTGAagactggggtgggggacaggaggTTCCCATAGCAAGTAAGAGGGCTCCCAACCCCACTCTGGCAGTTTCCCTTTCCTCATGGCCTGCTGTGTTCTGTGTGATATCGTCTGCAGGATTGTGATCGTGCTGAGGAACCGCATCTATGTGTACTCCTTCCCGGACAATCCTCGAAAGCTATTTGAATTTGATACTCGGGACAACCCCAAGGGTGAGAGGACCCAGATATCAAGGTGTAAGGATATGGGGCCGTGGAAGAGGCCAAAAGGAGGCAATGAAAGAAGAGACATATACTCAGATGCTGGGGGAGAGGCTTTATGCAAGAGATGCAGCCCTTTCAGTCCAACCGTATCCTTACCCCTGGTCCTGCCCCCACGTGACAACATAAAGCACTCCGTGAGGACATGGGCAAGTGTATCAGCAAGCCCTGGGCCTCTGATTTCCTGGCAACTTCTGAGAGCCTTTTCAGACCATGGAGAGTGGAGCTTAATGCAAGGCTACCCTTGTGGGGTTGCTATGGGTGATAGATCACAGAGGGTTAAAGTCTGGCCCTTACTTGTCCAGCTCTATCTATTCTGAGACTCAGCTCTCCCATGGCCTCCTCTTCACCTGCCCATCCCTTCTTCATCCTTACAACTTAGGGTTGTGCGACCTCTGCCCAAGCCTGGAGAAGCAACTGCTTGTGTTTCCTGGACACAAGTGTGGAAGTCTGCAACTTGTGGTGAGCAGTGGGCaagggcagagagaggtgggtggACTGTCTCTCTTGGTGAACTTGTGGTCCCTTTTCTTCCATGTCACCTCAAGCCCAAACTGTCCCCACCTCCAGGATCTGGCAAGCACCAAGCCTGGCACTTCCTCAGCTCCATTCACCATTAATGCACATCAGAGTGATGTGGCCTGTGTGTCCCTGAACCAGCCTGGCACTGTGGTGGCGTCGGCCTCCCAGAAGGGTACCCTAATTCGTCTGTTTGACACGCAGTCCAAGGAAAAACTGGTGGAGCTTCGAAGAGGCACAGACCCCGCCACCCTGTATTGGTGAGCACAGTGTTATGTGTGTTGGGCTGGTGGCCTTACAGCACGAGCCCTCACAAGTCAGCATGTTGGGCATCATTGCCGGTCTGTCTTGCAGCATTAACTTCAGCCACgactcctccttcctctgtgctTCCAGTGACAAGGGCACTGTCCATATCTTTGCTCTTAAAGACACCCGTCTCAACCGGCGCTCTGCGTGAGTATCTTAGCCCTATCCTGTGTTGTCCCAGTCTCCCTGGCCATGTGCCTACCTAGACTTACCAAGTGCTGCCTACAGGCTGGCTCGTGTGGGCAAGGTCGGGCCTATGATTGGACAGTATGTGGATTCCCAGTGGAGCCTGGCCAGCTTTACCGTGCCTGCCGAGTCAGCATGCATCTGCGCCTTTGGTCGGAACACCTCCAAGAATGTCAACTCTGTAATTGGTGAGTGACAGTGGCCCCCTTGGCTTGGGGTACTACACAGGCAAAGGACGGCAGGTTGGACCTAAAAAAATGTAAGGGTTTTCCGAAGCTGGAGGAAACTGGAATGTGTGGGCTCAGCCTCAGAATTAGTAAGGGATGTGGCACTTGGGCAAAAGCCTGGCGTTAGCCCATGAGCCCTGGTGGGACATGAGGGAACAAAAATGTGTGGCTGGGGCATCTCCTAACCTTTCATAACACCTCAACCTTCTAGCCATCTGCGTAGACGGGACCTTCCACAAATATGTCTTCACGCCTGACGGAAACTGCAACCGAGAGGCCTTTGACGTGTACCTTGACATCTGTGATGACGATGACTTTTAAGAGCCCTGGCAGCTACACTAGGAACCTGCAGTAGCAGATGGCCAATCTGAGTCTTGAGGGTGTTGAAGCAGCCAGCAAGCATCAAGGAGGCCTCTCACTCTCCATTCAAGCACAGCTGTATCTAAAGAAACAGCTCGCTTCCCCCAGCACTTTTTTTGTGAGTGTGCCAAAGGCCAAGGACAGATTGCCTGGGCCACCTAGTCTGGAACACTCACAGGGACCCAAAGGGATTGTAGTAATCCAACCTGGGGATTTAAAAAAGGTTACCAGGAGAGATAGCCTCTGTGATGTATATCAATAAAAGGCTTTTAAATGGCATTTATGACTTGACCTCAAGGTGGGGGGCATACTTTTCCAGAAGCTGTGTGACCTAGGCTCCTGACAGGAAGGAAGTGGAATCCAGCTTGGGACTTGACTTCCTATTCTTATTAGTCCACTCAGCGTTGACTCACTCAACGCACAGCTTGCCCAGTCCGGCGTGGTGCCCCGCCCAGGGATGAAGAGAAGTTCGAGTTTTGAGCTTCTGCGCCGCGTGGCGAAGCTTGGTTTCCCAGCAGTCTCTGCTACCATAGTTGGTGGTTTCTGGCCACGTTCATAGCTGCAGCTGCGCAGTAGCCTACGTTGCTAGTCATCGCCCCCCTAGACTCTATTTCCCAATGTGCCTCGCGGTGCCGCGAGGGGTAACGGATGTTGTAGTCTCGCCGCCCTTCGGGCTGGTCCAGCAACCCGCAGGATGTCGGAGGTGCGGCTGCCACCGCTGCGCGCCCTAGACGACTTTGTTTTGGGGTCTGCGCGTCTGGCGGCTCCTGATCCAGGCGATCCACAACGATGGTGTCACCGCGTCATCAACAATCTCCTCTACTACCAAACTAATTACCTTCTCTGCTTCGGCATCAGTCTCGCTCTGGCCGGGTGAGGGAGAGAGGTGGTGATTGGCTGAAGATACTAGCGGGAAGTAGGGTGGACTTGCGGGCCTTTGAGAATGAGGAGAGGGGAACATAAGGGGAAATGCTGGGCTGGGAAGGGCGAATTCGGTAGAAAAGGAAGGTCTGAGGGGCATGATTGGAAGGATTTGAAGGAGGGAGGGCTTTTTTATAAggagggttgggggtggggggagttgaGGGAAGACCTGGGtaggaaaaggggggaggggggaatgaagAGGGATGTGGGCTAGGAGGTGGCCCCGGATTTAAAGAAGGCCTGATATGAAGGATGAGAGAGTACCGAAGAGGTTCAGTGATGTGAATGATGGG
The sequence above is a segment of the Chionomys nivalis chromosome X, mChiNiv1.1, whole genome shotgun sequence genome. Coding sequences within it:
- the Wdr45 gene encoding WD repeat domain phosphoinositide-interacting protein 4, which translates into the protein MSQPPLRGVTSLHFNQDQSCFCCAMETGVRIYNVEPLMEKGHLDHEQVGSVGLVEMLHRSNLLALVGGGSSPKFSEISVLIWDDAQEGKDSKDKLVLEFTFTKPVLAVRMRYDKIVIVLRNRIYVYSFPDNPRKLFEFDTRDNPKGLCDLCPSLEKQLLVFPGHKCGSLQLVDLASTKPGTSSAPFTINAHQSDVACVSLNQPGTVVASASQKGTLIRLFDTQSKEKLVELRRGTDPATLYCINFSHDSSFLCASSDKGTVHIFALKDTRLNRRSALARVGKVGPMIGQYVDSQWSLASFTVPAESACICAFGRNTSKNVNSVIAICVDGTFHKYVFTPDGNCNREAFDVYLDICDDDDF